One part of the Salvelinus fontinalis isolate EN_2023a chromosome 4, ASM2944872v1, whole genome shotgun sequence genome encodes these proteins:
- the LOC129852742 gene encoding trichohyalin-like, with protein MTQEVREKERLLEEKNQIMGQREKLLEEKENQLEEKDKQLKDRDIQLEALRKNLQDKNSQVENFRVLLQEKDLQLEDSNHRLEEKDRLLRERDKLLEEKDKQLEERDKLLEGKENELKERKQELEEKDNLLDERDIQLEALRKNLQDKNSQVENFRVLLQEKDLQLEDSNHRLGEKPRLLEEKDRLLEERDKLLEEKENQLKERELQLEDRKYRLGEQDRLLEEKDKLLEEKDKLLEERDKQLEERDKLLEGKENELKERRQELEDVNNENAELAQQICDVKTEVERLRREISAQMTEPGETSDTGSILPVRRRQSKDDPPDMGGETTDTDPTLPLRRRNSMELNPPFMGGESSSPDSPVSPSVSELRLVLLGRTGAGRSAAGNTILGREEFGAQTSPSAVTQRSKRREGDVCGRRLVLVDTPDWFCPGLSLEEMRQDVGICVRLSAPGPHAFLLVIPVEPSKGEERGVLERIEEMFGEGCWEHTVILFTHDDVLKEQSIEEFLQAGSQDLQQLVEKSGSRYHVLNIKDRAHGTQVSELLDQVEEMVAGNRERFYSSQTYQEAEDQVREMEGKIQRERGERKQREERDLRERLEKELQDSLKEKDGEIQKLKRDIRILRERITELERQVKEERDEEKKIELERELKRESDRKVEMERKMERLKEERENERREMEERHRQEIEDMMENYEGEAKVDAERNLMKIVLPELQRNIMISQTKMQREFSRQMEEKNRQMKEKNRLIEEKDRVIVERDGDIEGLIDRLWEMCK; from the exons ATGACccaggaagtgagagagaaagagagactccTGGAGGAGAAGAACCAGATAATGGGACAGAGGGAGAAACTATTAGAAGAGAAAGAAAACCAACTGGAAGAGAAAGACAAGCAACTAAAGGATAGAGACATTCAACTAGAGGCACTGAGAAAGAACCTGCAGGACAAGAACAGCCAAGTAGAGAACTTCAGAGTCCTACTGCAGGAAAAAGaccttcaactagaggacagcAACCACAGACTGGAAGAGAAGGACAGACTACtgcgagagagagacaaactacTGGAAGAGAAAGATAAACAGCtggaagagagagacaaactACTGGAGGGAAAAGAAAATGAGCTAAAAGAGAGGAAGCAGGAACTAGAAGAGAAAGATAACCTACTAGACGAGAGAGACATTCAACTAGAGGCACTGAGAAAGAACCTGCAGGACAAGAACAGCCAAGTAGAGAACTTCAGAGTCCTGCTGCAGGAAAAAGaccttcaactagaggacagcAACCACAGACTGGGAGAGAAACCCAGACTACTGGAAGAGAAGGACAGACTACtggaagagagagacaaactACTGGAAGAGAAAGAGAACCAACTAAAGGAAAGAGAActtcaactagaggacagaaaATATAGACTgggagagcaggacagactactGGAAGAGAAAGACAAACTACTGGAAGAGAAAGACAAACTACtggaagagagagacaaacaactggaagagagagacaaactACTGGAGGGAAAAGAAAATGAACtaaaagagaggagacaggaa CTGGAGGATGTCAACAATGAAAATGCTGAACTGG CTCAACAGATATGTGATGTGAAGACTGAGGTAGAGAGACTGAGAAGAGAGATCTCAGCCCAGATGACTG AACCTGGAGAGACGTCAGATACAGGTTCCATACTCCCAGTCAGGAGGAGACAGAGCAAGGATGATCCTCCAGACA TGGGAGGAGAGACCACAGATACAGACCCCACACTTccactgaggaggagaaacagCATGGAGTTAAATCCTCCATTTA tGGGAGGAGAGAGCAGCAGTCCAGACTCCCCAGTGTCTCCCAGTGTGTCTGAGCTGAGACTAGTGCTGCTGGGGAGGACTGGGGCTGGGAGGAGTGCAGCAGGAAACACCATCCTGGGCAGAGAGGAGTTTGGGGCCCAGACCAGCCCCTCTGCAGTGACCCAGAGGagtaagaggagagagggggacgtGTGTGGGAGACGGCTGGTGCTGGTGGACACTCCAGACTGGTTCTGTCCTGGACTCTCTCTGGAGGAGATGAGACAGGATGTGGGGATAtgtgtccgtctgtctgcccCGGGACCCCACGCCTTCCTCCTGGTCATACCAGTGGAGCCCtctaagggggaggagagaggggtgctggagagaatagaggagatgtTTGGGGAGGGTTGTTGGGAACACACTGTGATTCTATTCACCCATGATGATGTCCTGAAAGAGCAGAGCATTGAGGAGTTTCTCCAAGCAGGAAGTCAGGACCTCCAGCAGCTTGTAGAGAAAAGTGGGAGCAGGTACCACGTCCTCAACATTAAGGACAGGGCCCATGGCACTCAGGTATCAGAGCTGCTGGATCAGGTAGAGGAGATGGTggcaggaaacagagagagattctACAGCAGTCAGACCTACCAGGAGGCAGAGGACCAggttagagagatggagggaaagatccagagagagagaggagagaggaaacagagggaggagagagacttgAGAGAGAGGCTGGAGAAGGAGCTGCAGGATTCTCTGaaggagaaagatggagagatccAGAAGCTCAAGAGAGATATCAGAATTCTCAGAGAacgaataacagaactggagagACAGGtgaaagaagagagggatgaggagaagaaAATAGAACTGGAGAGGGAGCTGAAGAGGGAGTCTGATAggaaggtggagatggagagaaagatggagagattgaaagaggagagagagaatgagaggagggagatggaggagagacacagacaggagatagaggacatgatggagaACTATGAAGGAGAGGCCAAAGTTGATGCAGAGAGAAACCTGATGAAGATAGTCCTACCTGAGTTACAGAGGAACATCATGATCTCACAGACAAAGATGCAGAGGGAGTTCAGCAGACAGATGGAGGAGAAGAATAGACAGATGAAGGAGAAGAATAGACTTATAGAGGAGAAGGATAGAGTGATTGTGGAAAGGGATGGAGAcatagagggactgatagatagACTGTGGGAGATGTGCAAATGA
- the LOC129852990 gene encoding butyrophilin subfamily 1 member A1-like has protein sequence MAESNVDTQFKLTSEDKWWADVGEEVTLPCHLSPDTSAVAMTIRWFKETECIYLYQNGQVTERSGYEGRVSLITQELERGNVSLRLRDFRESDTGDYICQVIHGEQKEEAGVFLWVREGKCSRTPVMFLNT, from the coding sequence CTCAGTTTAAACTCACCTCAGAAGACAAGTGGTGGGCTGATGTTGGTGAAGAGGTCACCCTCCCCTGTCACCTCTCACCTGACACCAGTGCTGTTGCCATGACGATCAGGTGGTTTAAAGAGACAGAGTGTATTTACCTGTATCAGAATGGCCAGGTGACAGAGAGGAGTGGCTATGAGGGCAGAGTGAGTCTGATCacccaggagctggagagaggcaACGTGTCTCTGAGGTTGAGAGACTTCAGGGAGTCAGATACAGGAGACTACATATGTCAGGTCATCCATGGAGAACAGAAGGAGGAGGCTGGAGTGTTTTTATGGGTCAGAGAAGGTAAGTGTTCTAGAACTCCAGTAATGTTTCTaaacacataa